In one Ornithorhynchus anatinus isolate Pmale09 chromosome 19, mOrnAna1.pri.v4, whole genome shotgun sequence genomic region, the following are encoded:
- the LOC100081459 gene encoding toll-like receptor 5: MWLPLMLFLGMLLGASPARGLLPCSTTGPIAVYHFCNLTRVPLVANTTVRLLLAFNHIRTVNATSFPLLEKLELLELGNQTAALTIHRDAFRNLPNLKVLDLGYNPKLFLDPDAFRGLSNLLELRLFYCGLSESVLRDGHLRDLRSLIRLDLSANRIQSLPLHASFQELRSLETLDLSKNQISSVCERDLQSLRGKHLSLLNLADNQLFSCRPVDWGACGNPFRNIFLDTLDVSGNGWSANITQDFCAAINGTRVSSLVLRHHVMGSGFGFENLKEPNSDTFSGLERSSAVQLDLSHGFIFSLGTRLFWALKRLKVLSLTHNKINKFEKGAFYGLDTLQILNLSYNLLGELYNSNFDGLPKLKYIDLKQNHIGAIQDQTFTHLKELRTLDLRDNAIKEIHFLPSIDSAFLAGNKLVHLKGRIISAEFLHLAENRLEDLGDLYFLLQIPHLRVLILNQNRFSHCYGNYHFSQNSSLLKLFLGENMLQLVWETGSCWDVFNGLSRLQVLYLNSNNLKFLPPGVFRGLISLQILNLNSNRLTSLSHSDLPANLEKLDLSRNQLLSPDPKLFHALKVLDLTHNRYICTCALRDFIDWLSQTNVTLFKSAQDMYCAYPDSLSGVSLHSVSTKGCNEKEI; encoded by the coding sequence ATGTGGCTCCCCCTGATGCTCTTCTTGGGAATGCTGTTGGGAGCCAGCCCTGCACGAGGACTTCTGCCCTGCTCCACAACGGGACCCATTGCCGTGTACCATTTCTGCAACCTCACTCGGGTGCCCCTGGTCGCTAACACCACAGTGAGGCTTCTGTTGGCCTTCAACCATATCAGGACAGTGAACgccacctctttccctctgctggaGAAGCTGGAGCTGCTGGAGCTTGGGAACCAAACCGCTGCTCTGACCATCCACAGAGACGCTTTCAGGAACCTGCCCAATCTCAAAGTCTTGGACTTGGGATACAATCCAAAGCTCTTCTTGGATCCCGACGCTTTCcggggactgtccaatctgctcGAGCTACGTCTCTTCTACTGCGGCCTCTCGGAGTCCGTGCTCAGGGACGGCCACTTGCGGGACTTACGTTCCTTGATCCGCTTGGATCTGTCCGCAAACCGCATCCAAAGTCTTCCCCTTCATGCCTCGTTTCAGGAGTTGAGATCTCTGGAGACCCTGGACCTGTCAAAAAACCAGATCTCCTCTGTGTGCGAAAGGGATCTCCAGAGCCTCCGGGGAAAACACTTGTCCCTGTTGAACCTTGCCGACAACCAGCTGTTCAGCTGCAGGCCTGTCGACTGGGGAGCGTGTGGGAACCCATTCAGGAACATCTTCCTCGACACCCTGGACGTTTCGGGGAACGGCTGGTCCGCCAACATCACGCAAGACTTCTGTGCCGCCATCAACGGGACACGGGTTTCCTCGCTGGTGCTCCGCCACCACGTCATGGGCTCGGGATTTGGGTTTGAGAACCTCAAGGAACCCAACAGCGACACTTTCTCAGGGCTCGAGAGAAGTTCGGCGGTTCAACTGGACCTCTCACATGGCTTTATCTTCTCTCTCGGCACCCGGCTTTTTTGGGCCCTCAAAAGACTGAAAGTCCTAAGTCTCACCCACAACAAGATAAACAAGTTTGAAAAAGGGGCATTTTATGGCCTCGACACTCTCCAAATTCTTAACCTGTCATACAACCTGCTTGGTGAACTTTACAATTCCAATTTTGATGGCCTCCCTAAACTAAAGTATATTGATCTAAAACAAAATCACATTGGGGCAATTCAGGACCAGACCTTCACCCACCTGAAAGAATTAAGAACCTTAGATCTCCGTGACAATGCTATTAAAGAAATccattttctcccaagcattgacAGTGCCTTTCTGGCTGGTAACAAACTGGTACATCTGAAAGGCCGTATCATCTCGGCGGAATTTCTACACTTGGCAGAAAACAGACTGGAAGATTTGGGAGATCTGTACTTCCTTCTCCAAATTCCACATCTCCGGGTTCTCATTTTAAATCAAAATCGGTTTTCCCATTGTTATGGAAATTACCATTTTTCACAGAACTCAAGCTTACTGAAACTTTTTCTCGGGGAAAATATGTTGCAACTTGTCTGGGAGACAGGGTCGTGCTGGGATGTGTTTAACGGGCTTTCTCGTCTGCAGGTACTCTACTTAAACAGCAATAACCTTAAGTTCCTTCCACCGGGAGTCTTTAGAGGCCTGATATCACTTCAGATACTTAACCTGAACTCCAATAGACTAACATCACTTTCTCACAGCGATTTACCTGCAAATTTGGAGAAACTTGATTTATCCAGAAATCAACTGCTCTCTCCAGATCCCAAACTATTCCATGCATTGAAAGTCCTGGATTTAACACACAACAGGTACATCTGTACATGTGCGCTGAGAGACTTTATAGACTGGCTGAGTCAAACAAATGTCACCTTGTTTAA